In Oncorhynchus mykiss isolate Arlee chromosome 19, USDA_OmykA_1.1, whole genome shotgun sequence, the sequence CCATGAGGAGGGTAGGGATGCCCTGCTCCAAGCCGTAGCCATCCTTCTGCAGCAGCAGCATGGAGGGAACCACCACGGCCGGGGACACGGCTCCCAGCACAAATCTACAAGAGACGGGAGAGCCAAAGTGAGGGTTAATCATCAGAATATCATATTCATCAAGTTTGTGTTGCCAGGCTGAAGAGCGACCTCAGAAGTAACAACCTGTAATATGAATACTGATAATAATATTGTCATATGACCATTTAGCAGATAGCCAGTACAAAtcgacaggagaggagacagagttcATCATATAATATGGCCCTGTAGAAGATGCTTTCAAAGGACTGTAAAAGCACTTTGAGCAACTGCTgatgttaaataaaaataatgcaTTCGATTGATTAATATGAAGACATCACAAACCATGAAGAGACAGGGGAGGGGTTATGGGGGATAATACAATGAGTATAGACAAAGTGTTTAATGATGCAGCTTTACTAATAGGAATTAGTTTgagatatacactatacatacaaaagtatgttgacaTCCCAGCCACAATCAATGCTGTATAAAattgaacacacagccatgcaatctccatagggaTAACATTGGCAGCaggatggccttactgaagagctgtgAACCTTTCAACGTggcagttcgtcaaatttctgccctgctagagctgccctgggtaactgtaagtgctgttattgtgaagtggaaatgtctaggagcaacaacggctcagccgtgaagtagtaggcctcacaagctcacagaacaggaccgctgaaGCACGTAGTGCggaaaaatcatctgtcctcggctgcaacactgactaccgagttccaaacggcctctggaagcaatatcagcacaagaactgttggtcgggagcttcatgaaaagggtttccatggccgagcagctgcacacaagcctaagatcaccatgagcaataccaagtgtcggctggagtggtgtaaagctcgccaccattggactctgtagcagtggaaacctgttctctggagtgatgaatccgcttcaccatctggcagtccaaaggacaaatctgggtttggcggaagcCAGGAGAACTCTGCCTGCCCCAATGAATAGTGCCAACTGTATAGTTTGGTGTAGGTGGAATAatgtctggggttgtttttcatggttcgggctaggccccttagtttcagtagggaaatcttaacactatagcatacaatgacattctagatgattgtgctttcttgtttcagcatgacaatgccccgtgcacaaagcgtggtccatacagaaatggtttgtcgagatcggtgtggaagaacttgactaacctgcagagccctgacctcaacacattcaaacacctttgggacgaattggaacgctgactgcgagccaggcctaatcgcccaacatcagtgcccaacctcactaatgctcgtgcctgaatggaagcatgtccccgcagcaatgttccaatatctagttgaaagccccagaagagtggaggctgttatagcagcaaaagggggaccaactccatattgatgcccatgattttggaatgcgaTGTTCGACAagcatacttttggtaatgtaggaGGGTAGGGTAGTGTATTTAGAGGGATGGATGAATAGAACGATGGATAGATCAGTGTGAGAGCCCGTATgagtggagaggacaggagagagagtaagaggagagaggatgagaaaaaTATAGAAGACAGAGGGCAAGGGGCTAAGAGAGGATGAAATTAAAATATATAAAGGCTGGGTATCCAATCCTACTCCTGGAGAGCtcccctcctgtaggttttcgctccaaccccagttatAACTAACCTGGTTCACCTTATCAACCAGCtcattattagaatcaggtgcgttAGATcaaggttggagtgaaaacctacaggacggtagctctccaggaacagggttggagagccctggtataAAGTATACTTCAAGTGTTCACGGTGAGTTACAGTAGCTGCAAAATACTCTACACCGGTCTTAATGGAAAGCAAGTGGTGTTAGGTAGCCCTTTAGTTTTACAAATGCATCGGGAGGCTGCAGAATACTAAGTGGAATTTAGACGACTGACCGACAGAcccgagacagacagagagagattacccTAGGATGAATCCCCAGATCCAGGGCAGGCCCATGAGGAAGTGGGACGCGATGGCGACGGTGCAGGCCTCGATGATGCAGGGTCCCATTCCCACGCGTATACACACCATACTCAGCTTCTTCAGAGCCTGGGAACACACatgtatacaaacacacacacattaatggaAAAATCTAAATGTCATTAGCCCACTGTCGATACAATCCCAAGTTAAAAGGAACAATCCACATTTCATTAGCCCCAAATGTTTCGCAGGTCAGCAGTAAAGTTGACATTATGTGGcaagtgacactttgcttcttgaagtTCCTGAAAGCTTGATTGCTgaaatgcaaaacattttgggacggTAAcaaacagtggactaatgaaaaaaataCACACACCGTTTTGGAGTGGATTTCTCCTTTAACACAGGTTATCACAGGAACACAAATAGAAAAGGACTAAACACTAAAAGCTTTGGCCTATGGAGAGTGTGGTCGAAAAATTACATATTTACCTGGTTTGTTTGACAGTTAGCGATTAATACTTTACAAATAGGACATTTCTGTTCTGTTTAATCATGTATTTCTGTAAAGAGATGGTTTCCACTCTAGCTTCCTGCAGTTAGTCTGGGCGTAAGATCAAGCATTCTATAGACaaaatgtggtgtgtgtgacccAAGATAGAGATAACCTGAAAGAGCTTAGAACAATGTTGTCATCttcctggcatctgggaaactaagccgGGTTGGGGGCAAAACACCATCCTATGTAGATAACCAAGGTGGCTTATGGGAGTTGGAAGCAGTCTGACTAAGCATTTAAGTATATATAAGGTCTCGGTTTTATCATTATCAGTTAGGCTCTTGGCCCAACAACCAAGACTGTTGGGTCGAcggtttcattattgcaataattcatcgatattgaataaagatgattgtttgaagaaatgacaaagtcTCTCTCACTTTGAATAGAATATTCCACCGAAAGAGTGTTTTATTGACATACCGAGGCATCCAATCCCAGGCCTGCTCGGGCCAGGATGACAGCAAGGGCAATGTTCCTCAGGGAGGCGGACCATCGGTAGTCGATGTACACAGCATCCGTTACCACGGGGATATTACGCAGCAGGAAGCCCGACAATAGCATACCTGTAGAGAATGACAGAACAATGATCCTTTATCatactattatattattaaagTTAATACTTCTATAAGCAACCATGGTGTTGTTCTTTGGACTTTCTCTCACAGCAAGAGGGACAAAAAACGATGTCTTGCTGTGTCGTTCTGAAAACAAACgtgtttttataaaaaatatatataaaaaagagcTAAACAGAGGCTAAGATATTATTCCCATCTTCACATTGGTTCAAATGCCAAGAAATACATATTTTACGACATTCTTTGTTCTGATAGTCTGGGAACTGCATATTAAAAAGGTTGAAGATCAATTGGTTTAAGATATCAAAAGGCTTCTAGGCATAGGAGTCTTTTGAGAGTAAAGGAAAAACCTTTCCATGTAGGAATAGTGCAAACTGAAGAAAGACATGCATACAGTGGAGTCTTTCATTTACTGTATGAAATTGAATTGCCTTTGAAGGTCAGAAAGATCAATATGGTcctgtgtggttcagttggtaaGAGAGTGGCATTAGCCAACATCAGGGTTGTGGATTTGATTCCCCATTGGTGGCATACAAAACCGTATGCACTCACATCACTGTGCTGTAAACCGCTTTGGATAAAATGCCTGCTTAATAGTGTATTATCAAGAAAGTATAGAACAATTCCAtcccatttgggacgcaagcaaTGACTACTGTGTGAGCAGGGAGGAACCAGTAGACAGGCATAAAAATGTGGGACCGACTGTCGGTTAGcctaagtaaaaaataaataccttCAAGGCCATAACAAAGCTTGAACGAAATGGAATTCCTGCTTTGTTCCATTTCAATGCTGCGTCCCCAGGGGTTGGAGAGACATTAAATATCAAAGATCTATATCCAACAAACAGGACTTCAATTCTGGACTATGGGAGTGGGCTCTGTCGGATAGACTACGCTAACGATCAACGTTTATAAATTAAAGACCCAGCACAAACACTTCTTTATTATCTACAATCTCCTTTCTGGACTGTTGAAAGTGAGGAGTAGGCTGTGAACCGGAATGACAGCCTTCTACCTTCTTGCGGGCTAAATGAGTGGCCACTGTCTTATTATAGGGGTCTGTGCAAACTACAGGACTTTTCACGTGGTTACCGGCATCAAGAGAGACTTTGGTCAAAGCTCAACCAAGTCTCTTGTTTGTTGAGAAATGAAAAGACATGTTTCATTCAATTCCTATCAGTCTAAGTCAACAAGGGTGTTAATTTGGTTAGAAATGGGATAAGGTGTGATATGAACTCACTTCACTGTTTAGGTATGGTAGTAACATGTAGCAGCGTCGGCAAAGCCAGACAGAATAATAGGGGGACTGTTTGACCATCCGTGTATAGTAAAGAGTAGTAGTTAGGGGACAAGCAAGTGCATGCAGGCTAAATATAGTGAGTGGGTGTGCTTAATCTGAATGTGTGCTTATTATAGTAAGTAGGTGTATTCTATCTACTATATCAGCAGATATATATTACCAGCAGCCAGGCCGATGGCATGTCTGACTGTTGCTAAGGAGCATGTAGGGCACTCAACACCCTGAAGATGGCATTTCTTCTCATTCTCAACAAGTCAAATGAAGTAGAGGTTACAGAATATAACTTGTATGCTGCACATTCACAGACAAGACAGACCCCATcacctacaacacacacaaacactcactctcTCCATTCGCATTACCTACCCAGGAGCGGGGGAAAGGGAGGCAGTTTGGGAAGCCGTATGAGGCCCAccagtttgcccccggtgacaGAGCAGATGAAGAGCATGGTGATGCCGAACAGGTTCCCCCCCGGCAGACACTCCTTCTCTGTGATGGACCACACCACGCCAAACAGCACTAATGCAATGAGgactgggagggaggagaggtcaGAAGTCAGTACGTAGCCAGTAGTTTTTGCCTTTTACCTGCCAAATAAAATAATAGATTGCATGTGCTGTACTTGATTTGGTTTGCAAGGTACAATGGTCTCAAAAGTCTACTACTAAGCCTAAATGTTAACTTGTCAATGGCAATATATCAGTGACAGTGGGTTGTGCTTTAGTCCATCTGTAAACCTACTCCATTTGTGCTATATAAATGCCTCTGGGTACTGTGGCACTGTTCAACAGCGTGCGCTGGATAAAGAGAGAAACACACTGGTTCTACAAACCCCCACCATTTTCCACTCGCCCAAGCACAAAATGCTACAAGATGCCAACCCCTGATCCCATAGCAATGTCACCATGGTAACATCTCTACGGTAGCATTAGCCCCCCCTGGTGCCCAGAAGTAAATAAAACAGACCAAAATGGCATTATCAGCACATTGAAGCCACTCTAGTGTTAGGCCTATATTGCATCTCTATTCTGGTGTCCATAGGCCACTCTAGACAATATTAGAGTGGCCTATATCTATGTTGGTGCCCACCCTTGGTGATGAGGGAGGCCAGGAGGCCTCGGGGCGGGCAGGGGCATGCCCGGCGGAGCCTGCCACAGCAGATGACCGGGGGGTCGGTGTTGGTGCCCGCATCCACCACCGGGTTACGGGGGATAAAGTAGGTCTCCTCCGTGACCTGGGGGGTTGGGCTCCGGCTCACCACCACCTGAATCTGGTTGACACCCAGGAACTACCGGGAGGACGGACATAGAGGAAAGGGTTCTTAGTTCAATATGAAAAATGTGTCCGTAGCCATACTTTTTAAATTAAACTTTCTTACTACAAAAATGCCATTTCAATACAAGCTTCTGAAAAAGTAACTACTGGATATTTTTATATTATTTCAAAAAGATTCCTATCGTACTCTAACCAGttaaaaggtgcaatatgcagaaattgcCCCGTCATTTTCTGGTTGCTAAAGTTCGAATAGAACACTTAATTTAAGTTTATGTAACATAACAAGcaatgtatagtgtagagaaaCAATGTACCATTCAAACcgctgttaaatatattttcaataaccaaaaatattatattttcagctggtgtacaaaaccaaaagacgCAAACTAAACTTAacagaagcatagaaatagtgcacagaGAACAGatcttgctttcaatgagaataacTGATCTATAATTCATATTTCTAATGTGAATTTGGACAGGTCGCCCAAAAGGCTGCATATTGTAGCGTTAACTTCTTGAGCTGAAATCATTGCAATCTCTCAAGAGAGAATGATTTTGGCCAGGAAGTTTTTTTGGGTAGCCTAGCCTAACTCTTGAAAGTTGATAAGAATGGTACTGGAGCCAATGCAACTGGCTTTTTTTTGCCTCCATTTCTTTGTcacacctacagtatgttaagTGGTTCTCATTGTTGACAGAGAGGTCACACTAACAAGACACTACTGTGTTCCcagtgttaggttctaaataaacGGAGTAAAAACTCACGGACGACTAGTAAAGCTCAAACCAAGCATATTCACCCACTGCGTTTCACAGCAACGTAAGACAAAAACACACTTACACAAGTACTGGTATTTAAACCTTCTCCGTACACATCTGGacagccaatgcatctctgttgcAAGGCAGGACGTTAAGTGATATGGGTAATAAACTGTTTCTTCTCCCTTAATGTGACCTGGCCTCAGCCCCCattcctcactaatccacagctATCCATCCTTATCAGTGACCACAACCATGTGATTGCCTTTCTCTTACTTTGTAACGTTCCAAGTCCCTGGCTCATATCCAACCTTAATTGACCccaccatatacattcctcctacagataaccattcacTTCTGGTGTAGCAAGTATTTGAAATTAAAACCCAACCACTGAAaccagactgtggcccttctccTTTCCATAGGATACCTGAAGTCTAACAATAACATCCTCtgcactcccctctctccctggggtACCATGAACAAGGACATTTCATGTTTCAAGTTTAGAAGTCAGAACCCATCCACAGTAAACAATAGTTCTCATGCTTATCCTAAAGAGTAGATACCGACTTTTACTACAAAGAGTGTGCCGCAATGTGAACAGTCAATGTCATGAACAAGGCTTTTGATCCAACTTACAGAAATACCACACTGTGGAAAAAGAGGCTGGCAAAAATCATGTGCAAATCTGCTGGTAGGGTACATCGAGGTGTTTCAAATGACCTAACAGAAAGTCAGCAATGATGATTTTACTTTTGTTTTCAAGTAAATATTTGACCCCATAAATACATAGTGCCAAATAAGAGTGCACAGTACACTGCTAATAACACATTTAAACTAATGCCTTcaaaactgattctagatcaatATGTGTGGAATTGTCTACTATTACGCCAAAGCTTTCGGTCAGCCATTTCTCATAGCTTCAGCATCATTAAATTATGTAAAAGGATATCTATTAGCATTTTGGCCAAAGCACTAGATATACTATACCTCTGCATGGTTCGTTACTGAAGAGGCTCCGGGACAGTGTTCTAGGTCCAGCAAGGGAGAAGGTGTAGGCAGCTGGTCGTCCTCCATCATGGCATCTAATACAGTTCACTTTCTCCTCCTCACTTCTTCTCGAACCTCACAGCAAACCTGTTGAGGGGTTGGGTGGGCCATTGATGCACTGCTGCTCTGCTCTTCTCCTGTTGTATCCTAAGGTCAGACTGTGTCCAGCACTAGCTCCCATTCAGTGAGTCGTCACCTGTTTATCAGTCAAAGGCAGTGACAGTGAGTGTTTGCTTGGTGGAACTGGCCAGAAGCATTTTGAGGCAAACATGGCTGTAGAGATATGAGGTGGAAACCAGCCAAGTGCAGGAGCAATCAAAGGTGAAGGTAAACAGGACTGTAAAACAGTTTCCAATGTTCAGCATTCTGCTACCAGTATGGAATGAGATTGGGAGTAAGGGCATCAATGCAGAATTTACTCTTCTTTAACTTCAGTTATGCGAGTAAAGTCCTACTGTATAAAAATAAATtgtgacagctgtgatggaaacagtaagcttcggtacaattttataaatgcagatcatttgtttgttcaacatggtgggatctttttgtgtctgtaaaatgtattacgCGCGAAATGGCGGTGGTTACACCTTTATGCACAAATGTTGATACAGTATAATAACCATCACGTATGAGTAAACTTGGAAGTcgtgatgatatggtgtgtggtcctcccactacaacttgGGAAACCAttgtgtttattaggctacagattaaataaatgaggaacttcacagggtggtgacagTGCACCGTGATGAGCTTGATACCGCTTTCCAATAAATAGGGTCTTAttttggtgacatgatgatcggtgCTTGACAAACAAAAAATATTCCTCGCTCTTCCATAATAATATCATCATGTAGACAACCTCAATACAGAATTGGTCAGATGaagctgttttgctagcacagactggaatatgttccgggattcatccaatggcattgaggagaatACCAAATTAGTCACCGGCTtcctcaataagtgcatcgacgacgtcgttcccacagtgatcgtacgtacatatcccaaccagaagccatggattacaggtaaaatccgcaccaagctaaaggctagagtttcctctttcaaggagcaggacactgatctggatgcttataagaaatcctgctatgccctcagacaaaccaaaCAGgcaagcatcaatacaggactaagatttaatcctactacactggctctgatgctcgtcggatgtggcagggcttgataACTATTACGGACAacaaaagggaaacccagccgagagcggcccagtgacgcaagcctaccagacaggcTATATGCCTTTTATGCTCTCTTTTAGGGAagaaacactgaagcatgcattgggaccaccagctgttccggaagactgtatgatcacgctccccatagccgatgtgagtaagaactttaaacaggtcaacattcaacaTTAAGACATGTACctaaagcatgcgcagaccaactggcaattgctatcactgacattttcaacctctccctgtctgagtctgtaataacaacatgtttcaaacagaacaccatagtccctgtgcccaagatagcgaaggtaacctgcctaaatgattaccaccccatagcactcacgtctgtagccatgaagtgctttgaaaggctggtcatggctcacaacatcatgccagaaacactagacccactccaattcacatactgccccaacagatccacagactaCGCCATCTAAAtcgcactccatactgccctctctcacctggacaaaacaggtatgtaagaatgttgttcattgaacgctgagctgtagtcaacaccagtgcccacaaagctcatcactaacctAAGGACCGTGGGACTAaactcctccctctgcaactggatcctggacttcctgacggccgtccccaggtggtaagggtaggcaacaacacagtcgccacgctgatcctcaacactggggcccctcaggggtgcatgcctagtcccctcctgtactcccttttcacccacgactgcgtggcaaagcacgactccaacatcatcattaagtttgcagacgacaacagtaatcaccgacaagacagcctatagggaggtcagacaataacctctccctcaatgtgagaaagacaatggagatgattgtggactataggaaaaggagggccaaacgGGTCCCAACTTAACATTAACTGGACTGAAGTGGAGCAGTGTCGAGTTTCAAGGTCCTTGGAGTccacattagaggtcgaccgattaatcggaattaatcaatttcaagttttcataacaatcagaaatcggtatttttggatgccgatttccgattatttaatatatatatatatatatatatatacatataaataaaatatttaactaggcaagtcagttaagaacacattcttattttcaatgactgcctaggaactgtgggttaactgccttgttcaggggtttcaatcttgcaaccgcacagttaaccagtccaacactaaccattgcactccgagtagcctgcctgttacgcaaatgcagtagaagcaaaggtaaattgctagctagcattaaacttcttataaaaaacaatcaatcataatcactagttataactactaatccagtttagcaggcaatattaaccaggtgaaattgtgtcacttctcttgcgttcattgcacgcagagtcagggtaaatgcaacagtttgggctgcctggctcattgcgaactaatttgccagaattttacgtaattatgacataatattgaagatcatgcaatgtaacaggaatatttagacttatggatgccacctgtttagataaaatacagaacggctccgtatttcactgaaataataaacgttttgttttagaAATGATAGttttcgatcatattaatgaccaaaggctcgtatttctgtgtgttatgttataattaagtttgatttgatagagcagtctgactgagcagcagcaggcccgtaatcattcattcaaacagcactttcgtgcgttttgcctgcagctcttcgcaagcaca encodes:
- the LOC110497512 gene encoding sodium/hydrogen exchanger 9B2, with amino-acid sequence MMEDDQLPTPSPLLDLEHCPGASSVTNHAEFLGVNQIQVVVSRSPTPQVTEETYFIPRNPVVDAGTNTDPPVICCGRLRRACPCPPRGLLASLITKVLIALVLFGVVWSITEKECLPGGNLFGITMLFICSVTGGKLVGLIRLPKLPPFPPLLGMLLSGFLLRNIPVVTDAVYIDYRWSASLRNIALAVILARAGLGLDASALKKLSMVCIRVGMGPCIIEACTVAIASHFLMGLPWIWGFILGFVLGAVSPAVVVPSMLLLQKDGYGLEQGIPTLLMAAGSFDDILAITGFTTCMGMAFATGSMWYNLLRGILEVGGGMVAGVLLGFLLRYFPSKDQNNVVMKRSFLLLGLSVFAVFGSNVAGFPGSGGLCTLVLAFLASLGWRRSKVPVEDIVGIAWEVFQPLLFGLIGAEIQISELDKNTVGLGIGSLAIGLLVRILFTFVCVLCAGFNFKEKLFIALAWLPKATVQAAIGSTALDMARTKEDKELEKYGMDVLTVAVLSILLTAPIGALVIGLTGPRLLQKPKNAAWEREQSGTITETPITYESTL